TCGGCGGCGCGGGCGTAGCGGAGCGGAAAGGCCGAACCGACCAGTCCGGCGCTGAGCGTGCCGGCGACCAGGGCGCGGCGCGAGAGGGGGGCGCTCGACATCGTTCCTCCTGAGGGTTTTTTCGTTGGCGGCGGGGGCCGCGGGGCGGGTGTTTTCTTGGTTGTATTTCACATGGCCGGTGTCATTCGCCGAAAACCGATGGTCCACTCTCCGCGTCATTCCGGGGCCGCGCAGCGGAGCCCGGAATCCAGAACCGCTGGGGGCCCAGGATCACGCGGAAGATGTGCCGCTTCGTTCTGGATCACCTGCGGTTCTGGATTCCGGGCTCTTGCCTTCGGCAAGCCCCGGAATGACACTGAGGGTGTCACGACCGTCGAGCGAACCGTCCGATTGCTCACAACGCGATGATCGGCTTGATCTCCTCGAAGCTCTTCATCCGGTTCAACGCCGTATCGACCTCGTCGAGGCTGTAGCGTCCTGTCACCATCGTGTGGAACGGCACCTCGTGCTGGTGGTTCGCCACGAATTCCAGCGCCTTCCAGTACGCCTTGGCCTGGCCGGAGAACGAGCCGAGCACCCGCAGGTTCTTCGCCACGATGTTCGAGGGCGCGATCGTCGTCGTCCCCTGTCCGAGCTGGCCGACCACGACGTAAGCGGCGCCGCGGCGGGCGAGGTCGAGCCCCTCGCCGAAGGCGGCGGGGTGGCCGGTGAACTCCATCACCACGTCGGCGCCGCGCCCGTCGGTGAGCGCCCGGACCCGGTCGAGGCGCTCGGCGTGGCTCGTCGTCTCGATCGAGATCACCTCGTCGGCGCCGAAGTCGCGGGCGAGCGCCAGCCGCGCCTCCGGCGCGCCGAGGGTGACGACCCGGCGCGCGCCCGAGATCTTGGCGACCGCGGTGGCGAGCAGCCCGAGGGGCCCGGCGCCCTGCACCACCACCGTGTCGGTCGGATCGACCCGGCCGAGGACGTCGAACGCGTTCATCACCGAGCGGAAGGCGCAGCTCGCCATGCTGGCGAGCTCGTTGGGCACCGAGTCGGGCACCTTCACCCGGCCGGAATCCGGCAGCACGTAGCCGTACTCCGAAAAACCGCCGAGCAGGTAGGGCGCGACGTCCATCCGCTCGTACATGTACTTGCGGCTGTACTGGCACAGGGTCGGCTCGCGGGCGACGGTGCAGAAGTAGCAGCGCCCGCAGGCCGTGTGGGTCCAGGTGATGCGGTCGCCGACCCGCAGGGGCTGCCCGACCGAATCCCGCTCCGTCCCGGCCCCCATCGCGACGATGCGCCCGACCATCTCGTGGCCGATGATCACCG
This is a stretch of genomic DNA from Methylobacterium sp. 17Sr1-1. It encodes these proteins:
- a CDS encoding zinc-binding dehydrogenase, producing MMRFPKTSRAAVVRQFKAPVCIEEVPVPQELEPGTILTKIETCSVCGTDVHLWQGSLALKVDLPVIIGHEMVGRIVAMGAGTERDSVGQPLRVGDRITWTHTACGRCYFCTVAREPTLCQYSRKYMYERMDVAPYLLGGFSEYGYVLPDSGRVKVPDSVPNELASMASCAFRSVMNAFDVLGRVDPTDTVVVQGAGPLGLLATAVAKISGARRVVTLGAPEARLALARDFGADEVISIETTSHAERLDRVRALTDGRGADVVMEFTGHPAAFGEGLDLARRGAAYVVVGQLGQGTTTIAPSNIVAKNLRVLGSFSGQAKAYWKALEFVANHQHEVPFHTMVTGRYSLDEVDTALNRMKSFEEIKPIIAL